The Nilaparvata lugens isolate BPH chromosome 14, ASM1435652v1, whole genome shotgun sequence DNA segment cagttgatagatcttatcaatgactattttaggtataaatttgatcaaaatcattggagccgttttcaagaaaatcgcgaaaacccctgtttttgacaacattttcgccattttagccgccatcttgaattgcattagatcgaaattgttcgtgtcggatccttatattgtaaggaccttaagatccaaatttcaagtcattccgttaattgggagataagatatcaagtacacagacgcacatacactcatacacacacacacactctaacacacatacacacacacacaaacacacacacacatacagatcaatacccaaaaacgacttttttggactcaggggaccttgaaacgtatagaaatttagaaattggggtaccttaatttttcggaaagcaatacttacgcacatacactcatacacacacacacacacacacacacacacacaacacacacacacacacacacacacacacacacacaacacacacacacaaacacacacacacacacaacacacacacacatacagatcaatacccaaaaacgacttttttggactcaggggaccttgaaacgtatagaaatttagaaattggggtaccttaatttttcggaaagcaatactttccttacctatggtaatagggcaaggaaagtaaaaaccactCATAATGTAATGCACAATATTAAACTTCCACTTTGAGGTTggaatacattatttataatcttgcctttgaataatttattataaattcacTTTCACTTTTTCTAACAAAGTTTTTCTTCAACTTTCAGCTGTCAACGTGTCTCTCATCAGCAAGAGATCACCAGCTGATAATAATGACAATCAACCACTGATCTCTGATCCACCAAtgaatgaaggagaagaagaagaaggtggagaaggagaaggagatgacgGTGGaagagaagatggaggaggtgaaggaggagaaggaggagacggaggagaagtagaagagggaggagaccgaggaggaggaggagaagaaggaggagacggTGGAGGAATCGacggaggaggaagaggaggaggaggaggaggagaagtaggaggtaTCTCCGAACCTCTTGATCACAATAAATTGGACATGATCGCCCACCAAATTGCATTGaataaacttttcaaaatgaaaGATGCTAAACGCGGGGAAGGACAAGGTGAAGTAGGAGAAGTGGGAGAAataggtgaaggaggagaaggaggagaggacagagaaggggagaagaagaagaagaagaaaacacagggaagaagaaggagaagatcaTTTTTAGAAAACGAAACAGATGATATAGGCATACAAGACAGGAGAAATACTTTGGACATGATTATCAATTATCACAAAATGAAAGGAGATGCTGGAAGCGttgaagatgaaggaggaggaagaggaggaggaggaagaggaggaggaggagaaaaagaagaaggaggaataaaaggaagaaagaggagatcACTTTTGGAAAATTCTCACAAAATGAAAGGAGAGGTGATAAGAAAAATGGTACCAACGTGACAGGAGGAGTGATAAGAAGAATGGTACCAACGTGACAGGAGGAGGTGATAAGAAGAATGGTACCAATGTGACAGGAGGAGGTGATAAGAAGAATGGTACCAATGTGACAGGAGGAGGTGATAAGAAGAATGGTACCAACGTGACAGGAGGAGGTGATAAGAAGAATGGTACCAATGTGACAGGAGGAGGTGATAAGAAAAATGGTACCAATGTGACAGGAGGAGGTAATAAGAAGAATGGTACCAATGTGACAGGAGGAGGTGATAAGAAGAATGGTACCAACGTGACAGGAGGAGGTGATAAGAAAAATGGTACCAATGTGACAGGAGGAGGTGATAAGAAAAATGGTACAAACGTGACAGGAGGAGGTGATAAGAAGAATGGTACCAACGTGACAGGAGGAGGTGATAAGAAAAATGGTACCAACGTGACAGGAGAGGTGATAAGAAAAATGGTACCAATGTGACAGGAGGAGGTGATAAGAAAAATGGTACCAATGTGACAGGAGGAGGTGATAAGAAGAATGGTACCAACGTGACAGGAGGAGGTGATAAGAAAAATGGTACCAATGTGACAGGAGGAGGTGATAAGAAAAATGGTACCAACGTGACAGGAGGAGGTGATAAGAAAAATGGGACCAATGTGACAGGAGAAGAATGGTACCAATGTGACAGGAGGAGGTGATAAGAAGAATGGTACCAACGTGACAGGGGGAGGTGATAAGAAAAATGGTACCAATGTGACAGGAGGAGGTGATAAGAAGAATGGTACCAACGTGACAGGGGGAGGTGATAAGAAAAATGGTACCAATGTGACAGGAGGAGGTAATAAGAGAATGGTACCAATGTGACAGGGGGAGGTGATAAGAAGAATGGTACCAATGTGACAGGAGGAGGTGATAAGAAAAATGGTACAAATGTGACAGGAGGAGGTGATAAGAAGAATGGTACCAATGTGACAGGAGGAGGTAATAAGTTGAATGGTACCAATGTGACAGGAGGAGGTAATAAGATGAATGGTACCAATGTGACAGGAGGAGGTAATAAGTTGAATGGTACAAACGTGACAGGAGGAGGTGATAAGAAAAATGGTACCAACGTGACATGAGGAGGTGAAAAGAAAAATGGTACCAATGTGACAGGAGGAGGTAATAAGAAAAATGCTTCCAACATGACAGGTGGAGGTGATAAGAATAATGGTAACAAGGTGTCTGGAGGAGGTGATAAAAATAATGGGACAACAGATGTCAAGGGAGACAAAGTGACAGGATTTGATaacaaaaagaagaataaatagaaatctCCACAGAAGGAGAAAGATATACATCATGATATAGTTAAAGCCAATATCAGAAGGCCCTTAATCTCTCAAACTTCTCATAAACTTTATTGAAGAATCTTATCAAAATCAACAAGAATTCTTGTATTAATTATACATTCATACTGTTCACatgtaataaagaatttttcctccaccaaCTGTCTGAAGTAttcactttactccctgaaacaaaCACTAAAGTATCACTTTTTCGCTCatggtactaaaaaacagaaaaattccCTAGAGAGGGAAAGTGACTTCATTTTAATAACATGttaagcatctctattttaaaaacctacattgtaataggtaagaaggtctaagctcagatgaggaagcatatagagtagtcagtcaTTGAACCAACttaattcaatacctcaaccagatttgatcaacatatgaaTTATATGTTTGCatgctgaaattattacaaacttcatatcactttactaaaaaaatgtttaaatattcttttatattccatgctattcaaaataccagccaccgaatattccttattaactaatcaaatttgaaacgggaacttgatcatagctgtagttgtggcggcatTTTTGTTACACCCTTTGCCAACAGATAGCGCTGTTGGTGGAGAACTGTGATtccaagccagctgtttctgttcaCTTTTTAgatgtaacacattgtttggtcacgtattatcttatttgcagtttttataaaaatttaggtggaggaaaaatgttgtgtatatcacgagtgaaatagtatatttcgcacctagggctgaaaatgagacttttctggctcgaaattgGTTTCAAGTCTGAGGCCGTAAGCCGGAGAGCCGGAAAAAGAtgtttgcccatggtgagaacgttatttttcaccacacagaaatataaacaaaaacaatatatgagaataattgtttattatgcACTTCCGAaggcaaaacaggaaggtcatggctctagcaaatctgaggtaatctgaatatcaggaaattgtccaagtatttttattttttattctgatttgtctaaataacctaaaagaatatgtcaattatgtaagaggtgagttcatactttttattcttccaaatgacaataagatgaatattataaaatgttttgattcttgaataagaacacaaaataatgaaaagtttttgatcagctgttttagcacacttgaaatttggccaatctgaatgtcaacgtcaacaatgcttgttgtcattgacTTCGGAGTTTAGGTTAGAAGCTCAATCGAANNNNNNNNNNNNNNNNNNNNNNNNNNNNNNNNNNNNNNNNNNNNNNNNNNNNNNNNNNNNNNNNNNNNNNNNNNNNNNNNNNNNNNNNNNNNNNNNNNNNTTCTATACTCTCAATACAATCATGGATAAATCAATGTTCAATATGAACAAGAATTgagtataaattattataggcCCAATCATGAATGTAACATTTGTAGAGTTCAGTCCCACAAGATGTCAAATTATCAATAgataacttaataataatatatatgcgGTATCATATACTTGTACAAACCTGTACCTCGTTTTCATGGAAGGCTATTACAATTTTAGAGGTCCAGCTCAATCATATATTGCTCCAAAACTACCTACctaaattttttctcaaattccaTATTTTTACTAGATTTTTTCAGACTTTTATCATATACTTGTACAAGCCTGTACCTCGTATTCATGGAAGGCTATTACAATTTTAGAGGTTCAGCTCAAACATAAATAGCTCCGAAACTACCTACctacatttttctcaaattccaTATTTTTACTAGATTTTTTCAGACTTTTATCATATACTTGTACAAGCCTGTACCTCGTATCCATGGAAGGCTATTACAATTTTGGAGGTTCAACTCAAACATAAATAGCTCCAAAACTACCTACctaaattttttctcaaatttcgaatCCCTACTGgatttttaaagaattttacAACAATTTTTTGAAACATCTGGTACACGTACGTAGGCCTACTACTAATGTTGTCACAAGTTAAAGTTTCAGAAAAATCTGCcagatctctctctctctctagcatTAGAGCAATGCATAGCAGGCAGGCAGGCAATGTCAACAGAGAGCATTGGAGACTAGAGTGGCAAATTATTAATACTTTGAAAGGTGAGAATCTTTTAATTTCTATtacagtgagatccacgttataaattcagtggaaatgataggactacagagttgccgattctctgttaccaccgccttctatagtatATGTAGCTGAGATTCAAGTCATCCCCCTATATCTgatctggtagagagttagtggggaggatatttttaatattctttccgaagaatggacattgatatgtccaaagctccgccaatttatgtagatgcataacaatatgattattatctatagttattatattacaaattgctttttcatatcatatacagttcaataattattttcttagtctatatcatgtaaattaatctataattttgctgtattgtaagctattgtatataagtgtataagatagtatatattgtaatctacataaataaagtactcaatcaatcaatctgatattaattgttgttgattcttgttaataatgatcaagtATGTATCAAATAAATTCTGTTCTAGCCAAGAAAATATGTatcttttcataatttgataataaatttttataataattgagattgaatattctggtTGTCCATTATAATTTAATCTGTAtttaaccgtcaaaatttaaaattctgagttttcgttgttttttcaggtgaaaatggactaaattttagaaaagtgcaACCTTAaccctatttatttatttatttcattggcaattacagatcataattataataaatataatatgattgggagaagacaacaggcatagcccaaaactgtcttctcccaaatttttacaaataagtttcaaaaaataataaggttaagatttcactttcacttcaaaaagtccaatttccacttcaaaactaatgactaaactaaaaattttgaattttgatatttgaaaactgatgaaaaacaaaaatatttcactcaaatctctacaaatcagaaatttttgagtaattttgcaaaattttgagccagaaaagaaacacaatttcggacttttagaatgtaatctaaatttgggagagagatagtacaaggagtatccttagtttttctctctcgaTCCTTGAGAGAAAGATCCttccttgtaaaaattataaataaatgaactaatttcttcattttttagtctcaattttcaaaagtactaatttcaattcaattcagtctACAAACgtttggaaaaggatagagctatctgctttgtctaaagACAGACagagatagcaacaccaatgttaatcaggtgctgccATTTTAACTTGGGCCTCATTATAGAACAAtcacaaccacaacatgatacaatatcaacacaatatgatacagtatcatctcaacttgatacacaacaccataatttgatacaaaacaggatagagctatctgctttgtggaatcatagacaaggatagcaacaccaatgttaatcaggtgctgactttataacgtggacctcactatagaaatgaatgtttgtttgtatattttatgttcacgatgaaattttgaaaatatgttgtataAAAATCGATGGaggtttttgaaaaactatttgacatttgaaaatgagattttgaaaatatttcgaATTCAACACGGTAGGTTCTGAGGGTTTGAGGTTTTGCCccaaacaaaaaatgtccaatCCGTCCTAATTCTCGACTTCTTCCAAGGTCATAAATAGGTTCCAATGAAGCTTTGGAAAATATGATACCTATTTAATAGCATCTATCGATCTACAGTATAGTATAGAGAAATAAGACAACGATTTGGcctcaactgacacttaggcgactgaggtggagaagagactggactctagtggagagcatgtgtttccaaatggtgacactcacaccagtcgattctagtctccttgacgtcaccatttggaaacacatgctctccactagagtccagtctcttctccacttGAGTCGCGTAATTTAAGCCTTAGTGAACTGTGGatacagaaaaaatacaattttataaaaaatatcgacgtttattcaatgatttcatactcagaatacattacaataaattatagataacCTAAAAATTTTCTACTACACAGTATACATGAGCCTATATAGCCCtagatatattataattatacatttataataCTATGAAGATAGGATCTgacttatacatgtacgggataggaaataaaCCATTGACTAATTATCTATACTTGGCCTATattaaaggaaagaactggcttatacaggtaggggataggaaattgacgaatgacgcatcatcacgtctcaactactcaactcattaacttaacattttgcatatatagattcttaatttaccaaggatggttataggtctattttcaattcttcaagatttcattacatcaagttttaaaatagatccttgcgaagcacgggtttcctTTTAGTCTTGAATAATTTGATGAAGCCGACTCAagacgattactgtcgactactgtctattattagtgtgttgttgggagtgtaagagtgtaagaagggcacagtatgagagactaccagcgtcatatagcttcaccaaaaacaactactaggactatcggcttcagttaacactcacatttgcaacatagacaccctatacactgtctattattagtgtgttgttgggagtgtaagagtgtaagaagggcacagtatgagagactaccagcgtcacatagcttcaccaaaataactactaggactatcggcttcagttaacactcacatttgcaacatagacaccctatacactgtctattattagtgtgttgttgggagtgtaagagtgtaagaagggcacagtatgagagactaccagcgtcacatagcttcaccaaaaacaactactaggactatcggcttcagttaacactcacatttgcaacatagacaccctatacactgtctattattagtgtgttgttgggagtgtaagaagggcacagtatgagagactaccagcgtcacatagcttcaccaaaaacaactactaggactatcggcttcagttaacactcacatttgcaacatagacaccctatacactgtctattattagtgtgttgttgggagtgtaagagtgtaagaagggtacagtatgagagactaccagcgtcacttagcttcaccaaaaacaactactacgactatcggcttcagttaacactcacatttgcaacataacggtcctttAACGTGGcatatcaacacaatatgatacagtatcatctcaacttaatacacaacaccataatttgatacaaaacttcctaCTTTGATTGAATTCtaacaaagaccttaaagagatatagacccacaatgcctaagccttcccaatgatagctcttacttgaaattgaaggccgccattggggtattttagcacgagatattatttatttgtaatactatagatcacaaaggcattggtggcattggtatgtaataatcttatgggttgccgcctcaatggcggatttcaattccaagtacgacactagcgctgcatgtgagtctatgcatctttaaggtctttggtagaattcattcaaagtaggaagttttgtatcaaattatggtgttgtgtatcaagtttagatgatagtgtatcatattgtgttgaattttaCAAATCATGGGATGTCTTCTCTATGCTTGAACAGTGTCTGTCCTATGCTGAGTCCTGACATGCTTGTCCAAATGCGTCTTCTGTGTGAAGCCGGCCTTGCATACGTCACACACATAGGGCCTCTCACCCGTGTGCCGTCTGCTATGCCTCTTCAGATGACTCGAGTGACTGGTGCTGAAGTCGCACTGTGCACACTTGTATGGCTTGTCGCCCGTGTGCATGCGCATGTGGTTCTTGTAGCTGGTGATGTGTGTGCATGCATAGTCGCACAGCTCACACTTGTATGGCCTCTCTCCGGTGTGTGTGCGCATGTGCACTGTCATGGTGGCCTGGTAGGCGCATTTGTAGCCGCACTCTTCACAGGTCAGCGTTTTCGGCTTCTTCTTTTCAGTCGCGGCTCGCTCGCCCGTGTGACTCTTGATGTGTTTCAACAGGGTACTGGAGTCCACGCATCTGTccaatcaaaaatatataaaataaataaatgttcatttcccaaactactacatcaatttatttatttatttatttatttattgtataaaatactataatcataatacaattatgacattggaggaaaaactaggctgagcctgtactatttctctccaaaaattttgataaaatgttaatgttgtccaaaagataaggttatatagtcacacactgcttcgtcacttgattttcggtcctgaaatgatgatttaaaattttgaattttgaaggttgattttatactctaaatgaatcacaataaattgaaaactttagaaatattgcacttatttaaaaaagttgaatacaaaatcaaaaacctactcagtatttgttattcacagctctAAAATATATTTAGACTGACCACTAACGGTAGGTTAATTACAGAAAACGTAGATACAATTATTgatacaatgaataaataataaataataaataaatttattagccAAAAAACAGGATGTCACAATTTGACATATAAGCCATTCAATATAACAGTAAAACACTCAGTCAATACAAATactgtcaataaaaacaatacaaagtcacatttacaataaaaacatgTATGGTATATTAATTCTATCCATATAacagtaatattaataaattctaatattgaaatcttctacatttacaataaaaacatgTATGGTATATTAATTCTATTCATATAACAGTAATACtaataaattctaaatattGAAATCTTCTACATTCATTTTCATGCCGATAAATAGAGTAAAAGGGGGttttcaagagaaatatttctaaaatctttttGAACCTCCTGTGATTAAGTTGTCTCACCTCAATAAGAAGcttattcataaatttaattGCAACAGTCGAGGGACTTTGATCAGTTTTATGCAGTCTGCTTCAAGTTACATAGATTGGATCTTGTATTATAAGAATGAATTGCATTTCTCAACTCCATTTTCTCCGGATTTGCTTTCAGAAATAGTAAGCATTGCAATATATACAATGAATATAGAGTTAGAAGtataataaagtataatataaGTATACAATAAAGTATTGTATCTAAAATTagatatacaattattgtacagtTTACAATTAGATACATGGTTAGTTTtagaaatttcttataatgtgtcttctacattattattattattaaacgaaaatccaaattaaatgctgtaattcaccccgaagacttctgctactgcaaatattgacaacagggtaaacagctagatagaaattTGTTGATCACTACTAATCaagaattatttgtcagcccgggaatcgaacccagtacctcctaattgccggtcaggaatgcttacccttacaccaaactgacaactCTGGATAGCAGCGTTCATCGTatatccatctagctgtttaccctgttgtcaatatttgcagtagcacaagtcttcggggtgaattacagcatttaatttggattttcgtttaataataaatattaattcataTTGTTCATTTTCCAAGAAAACTATAACTACTACACCAataacagaaaatattagacattttacaatttcataaaatggttagtttcagaaatttcttgtaaatgttatgagagaatgagaaaaatgtacaattaaaaatatcggggcaccgagcttcgctcgttatttttatttattgataaacagaacacaattctctaaaatgatcgtgtttatattttacagctggctatacgtcagcttatgaatttcgaggatgcgatattttgattttcctcagaatcactcgctcactttttactatccacagacgacggaAGTCTCatctgtttcagccaaggatgaattatccttttaatgtcgttcagcgagttttcccaaggatgagacctagtgcaatcgaatttttatatcataaacctactatgttccaaatttcgtggaaatcgtcagagccgttttcgagatccgttgaacataaataaccagatataaatatgcAGAAATTACTCGCTTTATATAATAGGATGTACAATTCGAacaatgtgtaaccttatctaaatttgggagaggaatagcacaacgttaccttattttttctctccctatcattttttatgatgtacttgtatgaatcaataaaatagttatttgtatatctagagtgaaaagtgctgttttttctccctgagggaaaagtttgaagcccgaggcgaagccgagggcaacaattttcctgagggagaaaaaacatttttcacttgtgatatacacaacatttttccttcacctacatttttataaaaactgctaataaaataatttttaaaaacgtatgtgactaaacaatgtgttacaacataatctaaaaagtaaacagaaacagctggcttgtaatcacagttctcctccgacagcactatctgtcggctaaagttgtaacaacaataacagccaaaactacagctatgatgaagttcccgtttcaaatttgattagttaataagtaatattcgttggctgatattttgaataacatggaataaaagaaataatatatacatttttttagtatagtgatatgaagtttgtaataataatttcagcatacaaacataaattttatatatcgatcaaatgtctggttgaggtattgaatttagttggtttaatgactactctatatgcttcctcatctgagcttagaccttctgacctattccaaatgtacgttttcaaaatagagatgcttcccatgttatttaaatggagtcacttttactccctagagagtttttctgttttttagtaccgagagcgaaaaagtgacactttagtatcatgtttcagggattaaagtaagtacttttgacagtaggtggaggaaaaatatatataaacatgaTTGCAAGTTGAGGAGTGGAGAATGTATTCACCTGTATTCACATATGTTGCACTCGTAAGGTTTCTCTCCACTATGTATTCGCATATGGGTGCGTAGATTTGTGGATTGGGTAGAACTGTAGTCACATATCTGACACTTGTAGGGCTTTTCTCCACTATGGATCCGCATGTGGGTTTTCAGCGTGGTACTATCAACAGAAGGAATAAAATAGATTGatcataatataatcaattcaCAGTgaaaaaagcagtcgttaggtgatgtgagaggccctgaaattgattagttgcgacctgaaaactcttgacaccagacttgagccagccaggtcactcgatattattattattattaattcacagTATATTCATCAACTAAATAATAAAGATGACAATAACATAAAGGCCCATATTATGTACTAtcttagagaaaagatagcataagaagatatgccatggtttgtagaattcatttaaattttgcatgttttgtatcaaatcatggtgttgtgtatcaagttagaatgaaGTTACGTATCAAATTGTTGGCGTTGTGTATCAAGCTGAGATGATAATTAATTGGTCTTAGGGAagagatagcatgagaagatatcatggtttgtagaattcatttgaagtttggaagttttatatcaatttatgatgttgtgtatcaagctgagattaagttttgtatcaatttatgatgttgtgtatcaatcTGAGatgaagttttgtatcaaattatggtgttatgTATCTAGTTGAGATGgtattgtatcatattgtgattATACTGTATCGTATGTgatgaaaatgtatcatttataatgatagcatagagaaaagataacttAAGAagataggtcgtttatgttgcaaatttcttctccgattactgtcgactactgtctattattagtgtgttgttgagagtgtaagagtgtaagaagggcacagtatgagagactaccagcgtcacatagcttcaccaaaaacaactactaggactatcggcttcagttaacactcacatttgcaacatagacaccctatacactgtctattattagtgtgttgttgggagtgtaagagtgtaagaagggcacagtatgagagactaccagcgtcacatagcttcaccaaaaacaactactaggactatcggcttcagttaacactcacatttgcaacatagacaccctatacactgtctattattagtgtgttgttgggagtgtaagagtgtaagaaggcacagtatgagagactaccagcgtcacatagcttcaccaaaaacaactactaggactatcggcttcagttaacactcacatttgcaacatagacaccctatacactgtctattattagtgtgttgtttggagtgtaagagtgtaagaagggcacagtatgagagactaccagcgtcacatagctttaatcagaatcgttggagccgttttcgagaaaatcgcgaaaacccctgtttgtGACAAcattttgccattttagccgcca contains these protein-coding regions:
- the LOC111063525 gene encoding zinc finger protein 525, yielding MCDFRTAALAKLRCHLRLHVSPGNQLRHCPYCAYNTLHANTLRAHVRTHTGERPFKCNQCDYSTSYSTTLKTHMRIHSGEKPYKCQICDYSSTQSTNLRTHMRIHSGEKPYECNICEYRCVDSSTLLKHIKSHTGERAATEKKKPKTLTCEECGYKCAYQATMTVHMRTHTGERPYKCELCDYACTHITSYKNHMRMHTGDKPYKCAQCDFSTSHSSHLKRHSRRHTGERPYVCDVCKAGFTQKTHLDKHVRTQHRTDTVQA